From Carya illinoinensis cultivar Pawnee chromosome 5, C.illinoinensisPawnee_v1, whole genome shotgun sequence, one genomic window encodes:
- the LOC122309931 gene encoding dipeptidyl aminopeptidase 4 produces MQSVDRDKKEKKKNLKRSRLSLCNMPLTDSNVAPPLDSCTLFPLEEIVQSPLPGCGVPSAISFSPDDSIITFLFSPDHTLNRKVFAFNLKTGKQELLFSPPDGGLDESNISPEEKLRRERLRERGLGVTRYEWVKMGLTKKAIMVPLPAGIYFQDFSSSKPELKIPSAACSPIVDPHLSPDGTMVAYVTDWELHVLNLLHNESKQLTYGANGSSLTHGLAEYIAQEEMERKNGYWWSLDSKFIAFTQVDSAEIPLFRIMHQGKSSVGSEAQEDHAYPFAGASNVKVRLGVVSAAGGPITWMDLLCGGADQPNNEEEYLARVHWMHGNILIAQVLNRSHSKLKMLKFDIKKGQGEVILIEEQGTWVNLHDCFTPLDKGVTRFSGGFIWASEKTGFRHIYLHDANGTCLGPITEGDWMVEQIAGVNEAAGLVYFTGTLDGPLESNLYCAKLFTDGIRPLEAPVRLTQSKGKHVVVLDHHMRTFVDIHDSLDSPPRVSICSLEDGSLIMPLYEQPCTIPRFKGLPLEPPEIVKIPANDGTTLYGALYKPDVTRFGPPPYKTLVSVYGGPSVQLVCDSWANTVDMRAQYLRSQGILVWKMDNRGTARRGLNFEGFLKYKAGQIDADDQLTGAEWLIKRGLAQVGHIGLYGWSYGGYLSAMTLARFPDVFCCAVSGAPVTAWDGYDTFYTEKYMGLPSENPSGYENGCVMHHVHKMKGRLLLVHGMIDENVHFRHTARLVNALVMAGKPYELLIFPDERHMPRRHRDRVYMEERIWDFIERSL; encoded by the exons ATGCAATCAGTTGACAGGgacaagaaggagaagaagaagaatctgaAGCGTTCAAGATTGTCTCTTTGCAATATGCCTTTGACTGACTCAAACGTTGCACCACCTCTTGACAGCTGTACTCTCTTCCCTCTTGAAGAGATTGTCCAATCCCCATTGCCTGGTTGCGGTGTGCCTTCTGCAATCAGTTTCAGTCCCGATGACAGTATAATAACTTTTTTGTTTAGTCCTGATCACACTTTGAATAGGAAGGTTTTTGCTTTCAATCTCAAGACTGGCAAACAAGAATTGTTGTTTAGTCCCCCGGATGGTGGACTGGATGAGAGTAATATATCACCAGAAGAGAAGTTGAGGAGGGAAAGACTGAGGGAGCGTGGGTTAGGCGTAACTCGGTACGAATGGGTGAAGATGGGATtaacaaagaaagcaatcatGGTGCCTTTGCCAGCTGGG ATTTATTTCCAGGATTTTTCTTCATCAAAACCAGAGCTTAAGATTCCAAGTGCAGCGTGTTCACCTATTGTTGATCCACATCTATCCCCGGATGGCACAATGGTTGCTTATGTGACGGATTGGGAATTGCATGTACTCAATCTCTTGCACAATGAATCGAAACAGTTGACTTATGGTGCCAACGGAAGTTCTTTG ACTCATGGCCTTGCTGAATATATAGCTCAG GAGGAGATGGAACGGAAGAATGGGTACTGGTGGTCATTAGATAGCAAATTCATCGCATTTACCCAAGTCGATTCTGCAGAGATACCTCTTTTCAGAATAATGCACCAAGGTAAAAGCTCAGTTGGTTCAGAGGCACAGGAGGACCATGCTTATCCGTTTGCTGGAGCTTCAAATGTTAAAGTTCGCCTTGGGGTGGTGTCTGCTGCTGGTGGTCCTATTACTTGGATGGATCTTCTCTGTGGAGGAGCAGATCAGCCAAACAATGAGGAGGAATATTTGGCTAGAGTCCATTGGATGCATGGGAATATTCTCATAGCTCAGGTTTTGAACCGTTCGCACTCTAAACTAAAGATGCTTAAGTTTGATATCAAGAAAGGCCAAGGGGAAGTAATATTGATAGAAGAACAGGGTACATGGGTTAATTTACATGACTGCTTCACACCTCTGGACAAAGGAGTCACCAGATTTTCTGGGGGATTTATCTGGGCGAGTGAAAAAACCGGATTTAGACATATATACCTGCATGATGCAAATGGGACTTGCTTAGGACCTATAACTGAAGGGGACTGGATGGTTGAGCAAATTGCTGGTGTAAATGAGGCTGCAGGGCTTGTATATTTCACTGGGACATTAGATGGGCCTTTGGAATCTAACCTTTACTGTGCTAAACTATTCACAGATGGAATCAGACCCCTGGAGGCCCCAGTGAGATTGACTCAGAGCAAAGGAAAACATGTGGTTGTGCTTGATCATCATATGCGAACTTTTGTTGATATCCATGATTCTCTTGATTCTCCCCCTAGGGTTTCAATTTGCTCATTGGAAGATGGAAGCTTAATCATGCCTCTGTATGAGCAGCCATGTACCATTCCCAGATTTAAAGGGCTTCCACTTGAGCCTCCAGAGATAGTTAAAATACCAGCAAATGATGGAACTACATTGTATGGGGCTTTATATAAGCCTGATGTAACAAGATTTGGGCCTCCACCTTACAAAACCTTGGTCAGTGTGTATGGTGGTCCAAGTGTACAGCTTGTTTGTGATTCTTGGGCAAATACAGTTGACATGAGAGCGCAGTATCTACGAAGCCAAGGCATCCTTGTCTGGAAG ATGGACAATAGAGGAACTGCTAGACGTGGACTTAATTTTGAAGGCTTTTTAAAATACAAGGCTGGTCAGATTGATGCTGATGATCAGCTGACTGGAGCTGAATGGCTTATTAAACGAGGGCTTGCTCAAGTTGGCCATATTGGGTTGTATGGGTGGAGTTATGGTGGATATCTTTCTGCTATGACCTTGGCCAGGTTTCCTGATGTCTTCTGTTGTGCTGTGTCTGGTGCCCCTGTAACAGCCTGGGATGGGTACGATACATTTTACACTGAGAAATACATGGGATTGCCTTCTGAGAATCCATCAGGTTATGAGAACGGCTGTGTAATGCACCATGTGCACAAGATGAAAGGGAGGTTATTACTTGTGCATGGCATGATTGATGAAAATGTACACTTCAGGCACACTGCGAGGCTAGTGAATGCACTTGTGATGGCGGGAAAGCCTTatgaattattaatttttcCAGATGAACGCCACATGCCTCGCCGGCATCGGGATCGAGTTTATATGGAAGAGAGGATTTGGGACTTCATAGAGAGGAGTCTGTGA